One region of Mycolicibacterium lutetiense genomic DNA includes:
- a CDS encoding thiolase domain-containing protein, producing MAKNLAAVLGTGQTKYVAKRHDVSMNGLVREAIDRALVDSGSTMADIDAVVVGKAPDFFEGVMMPELFMADATGATNKPLIRVHTAGSVGGSTAIVASSLVKSGKYRRVLTMSWEKQSESNAMWALSIPVPFTKPVGAGAGGYFAPHVRAYIRRSGAPDHIGAMVAVKDRLNGAKNPLAHLHQPDITLEKVMASQMLWDPIRFDETCPSSDGAAAMVIGDEAAADARVAEGHPVAWIHATALRTEPLAYSGRDQVNPQAGRDAAAALWRDAGITSPIDEIDVAEVYVPFSWFEPMWLENLGFAAEGEGWKLTEAGETAIGGKIPFNASGGVLSSNPIGASGMIRFAESAIQVMGKAGDHQVEGARKALGHAYGGGAQYYSMWVVSSDKPAATA from the coding sequence ATGGCTAAGAATCTCGCCGCGGTCCTGGGCACCGGGCAGACCAAGTACGTGGCCAAGCGCCACGACGTGTCGATGAACGGGCTGGTCCGCGAGGCCATCGACCGGGCCCTGGTCGATTCCGGTTCGACGATGGCCGACATCGACGCCGTAGTGGTCGGCAAGGCGCCCGACTTCTTCGAGGGCGTGATGATGCCGGAGCTGTTCATGGCCGACGCCACCGGTGCGACCAACAAGCCACTGATCCGGGTGCACACCGCGGGCTCGGTGGGCGGATCCACCGCGATCGTGGCGTCCAGCCTGGTGAAGTCGGGTAAATACCGCCGGGTGCTGACCATGTCGTGGGAGAAGCAGTCGGAATCGAATGCCATGTGGGCGTTGAGCATTCCGGTGCCCTTCACCAAGCCGGTCGGTGCGGGTGCGGGCGGCTACTTCGCCCCGCACGTGCGCGCCTACATCCGCCGCTCCGGCGCCCCCGATCACATCGGCGCCATGGTCGCCGTCAAGGACCGGCTCAACGGTGCCAAGAATCCCTTGGCTCACCTGCACCAGCCCGACATCACCTTGGAGAAGGTGATGGCCTCGCAGATGCTGTGGGACCCGATCCGATTCGATGAGACCTGCCCGTCCTCCGACGGTGCGGCCGCCATGGTGATCGGCGACGAGGCCGCGGCCGACGCCCGGGTCGCGGAGGGACATCCGGTGGCCTGGATCCACGCCACCGCACTGCGCACCGAGCCGCTGGCCTACTCAGGTCGCGATCAGGTCAACCCGCAGGCCGGTCGTGATGCCGCGGCGGCTCTGTGGCGCGATGCCGGTATCACCAGCCCGATCGACGAGATCGACGTGGCCGAGGTGTACGTACCGTTCTCCTGGTTCGAACCGATGTGGTTGGAGAACCTCGGTTTTGCCGCGGAGGGCGAGGGCTGGAAGCTCACCGAGGCCGGCGAGACCGCGATCGGCGGCAAGATCCCGTTCAACGCCTCCGGCGGTGTGCTCAGCTCGAACCCGATCGGTGCATCCGGCATGATCCGCTTCGCCGAATCGGCCATCCAGGTCATGGGCAAGGCCGGCGACCACCAGGTCGAGGGTGCGCGTAAGGCACTGGGCCACGCCTACGGCGGTGGGGCGCAGTACTACTCGATGTGGGTGGTTTCCAGCGACAAACCTGCGGCCACGGCATAA
- a CDS encoding TIGR03619 family F420-dependent LLM class oxidoreductase, whose translation MKYTLSVAMGPLEHLTGLARTAEEVGFDSIALPDSLFYMEKQAADYPYTPDGSRMWNAETPWVDPLIAAASMGAATSTLRFYTNVMKLGSRNPLLLARQVGSVANLTNNRFGFGVGIGWAPEEFEWCGVPFAKRGARVDEMIEVLKLVLGGGMVEFHGQFYDFERLQMSPAPSEPVPFYVGGHTSVALKRAARVGDGWTSAMMTCAQLGETVTAINQLRAEYGREEQPFEFQAVCIDKFDLDGHRELAAAGITDNIVIPWMLEGLGFDAPLEKKQDSLKRFADTYIHSGWQD comes from the coding sequence ATGAAGTACACCCTGAGTGTGGCCATGGGGCCGCTCGAGCATCTGACCGGATTGGCCCGCACCGCAGAGGAAGTCGGGTTCGATTCGATCGCGCTGCCCGACTCGCTGTTCTACATGGAGAAGCAGGCCGCAGACTATCCGTACACCCCCGACGGGTCGCGGATGTGGAATGCCGAGACCCCGTGGGTGGACCCGCTGATCGCCGCAGCCTCGATGGGTGCGGCGACCTCGACGCTGCGGTTCTACACCAACGTCATGAAGCTCGGCTCACGCAACCCGCTGCTACTGGCGCGCCAGGTCGGTTCAGTTGCCAACCTGACCAACAACCGGTTCGGTTTCGGCGTCGGAATCGGTTGGGCACCAGAAGAATTCGAATGGTGCGGGGTACCGTTCGCCAAGCGGGGCGCGCGCGTCGACGAGATGATCGAGGTGCTCAAGCTGGTTCTCGGCGGCGGCATGGTCGAGTTCCACGGCCAGTTCTACGATTTCGAGCGCCTGCAGATGAGCCCGGCCCCTTCGGAGCCGGTGCCGTTCTACGTCGGCGGGCACACCTCGGTGGCGCTCAAGCGGGCGGCCCGGGTCGGTGACGGCTGGACCAGCGCGATGATGACGTGCGCACAGCTCGGCGAGACCGTGACGGCGATCAACCAGCTGCGGGCCGAATACGGCCGGGAAGAACAGCCTTTCGAGTTCCAGGCGGTGTGCATCGACAAGTTCGATCTCGACGGGCACCGTGAGCTCGCCGCGGCCGGCATCACCGACAACATCGTCATCCCCTGGATGCTGGAGGGACTCGGCTTCGACGCCCCGCTGGAAAAGAAACAGGATTCGCTCAAGCGGTTCGCCGACACCTACATCCACTCCGGCTGGCAGGACTGA
- a CDS encoding thiolase domain-containing protein — MTFRDVAVVGFAHAPHVRRTDGTTNGVEMLMPCFASLYEELGLQQTDIGFWCSGSSDYLAGRAFSFISAIDSIGAVPPINESHVEMDAAWALYEAYIKILTGEVDTALAYGFGKSSAGVLRRVLSLQTDPYTVAPLWPDAVSMAGLQARFGLDSGKWTAEQMAQVALDSFAATDRVDSVESASTVAELLDRPFFADPLRRHDIAPITDGASVIILAAGDRARELRENPAWITGFEHRIETPVLGARDLTVSTSTAASAQAATVGDVSSIEVAEIYAPFTHQQLILSEAIGLGENTKVNPSGGALAANPMFSAGLERIGFAAQHIFDGSAGRVLAHATSGAALQQNLVAVLEGK; from the coding sequence ATGACATTCCGTGACGTAGCCGTCGTCGGTTTCGCACATGCCCCGCATGTGCGCCGCACTGACGGCACCACCAACGGCGTCGAAATGCTGATGCCGTGTTTCGCAAGCCTCTACGAAGAGCTCGGGCTGCAGCAGACCGATATCGGTTTCTGGTGCTCGGGTTCCTCCGATTACCTTGCCGGCCGGGCATTCTCGTTCATCTCCGCGATCGACTCGATCGGCGCGGTGCCGCCGATCAACGAGTCGCACGTCGAGATGGATGCTGCCTGGGCGCTCTACGAGGCCTACATCAAGATCCTCACCGGCGAGGTGGACACCGCGCTGGCGTACGGCTTCGGCAAGTCCAGCGCCGGCGTCCTGCGCCGGGTGCTGTCCCTGCAGACCGACCCGTACACCGTCGCGCCGCTGTGGCCGGATGCAGTGTCGATGGCCGGCCTTCAGGCCCGGTTCGGCCTGGATTCGGGCAAGTGGACTGCCGAGCAGATGGCCCAGGTGGCCCTGGATTCGTTCGCCGCGACCGACCGGGTCGACTCGGTGGAATCCGCTTCCACCGTCGCCGAGCTGCTGGACCGCCCGTTCTTCGCCGATCCACTGCGCCGTCACGACATCGCACCCATCACCGACGGTGCCTCGGTGATCATCTTGGCCGCCGGCGACCGCGCCCGCGAGCTGCGCGAAAACCCAGCCTGGATCACCGGATTCGAGCATCGGATCGAGACCCCCGTTCTGGGCGCCCGCGATCTGACCGTCTCGACATCCACCGCCGCATCGGCTCAGGCCGCCACCGTCGGCGACGTCAGCTCGATCGAGGTGGCCGAGATCTACGCCCCATTTACTCACCAGCAGCTGATCCTCTCCGAGGCGATCGGGCTGGGCGAGAACACGAAGGTCAACCCGTCCGGCGGCGCGCTGGCCGCCAACCCGATGTTCTCGGCCGGCCTGGAGCGCATCGGCTTCGCCGCGCAGCACATCTTCGACGGCTCGGCCGGGCGCGTGCTCGCGCACGCCACCAGTGGTGCTGCGTTGCAACAGAATCTGGTCGCGGTCCTGGAGGGCAAATAA
- a CDS encoding Rieske 2Fe-2S domain-containing protein: MTTEHAGIREIDTGALPDRYARGWHCLGPVSNFRDGQPHSVEAFGTKLVVFADSEGALKVLDGYCRHMGGDLSQGTIKGDTVACPFHDWRWGGDGKCKLVPYAKRTPRLARTRAWHTDVRGGLLFVWHDHEGNDPQPEVQIPEIPEAASDDWTEWQWNSLLIEGSNCREIIDNVTDMAHFFYIHYGLPTYFKNVFEGHIASQYLHNVGRQDIGGMGTQYGESHLDSEASYFGPSFMINWLHNNYAGYKAESILINCHYPVSQDAFMLQWGVIVEKPKGMDEKTTQKLADAMTDGVSKGFMQDVEIWKHKTRIDNPLLVEEDGAVYQMRRWYQQFYVDVADITPDMTDRFEMEIDTTAANEKWTVEVQENLRSQESKAAEKSAQTESLQSN; encoded by the coding sequence GTGACTACCGAACATGCCGGCATCAGAGAGATCGACACCGGCGCCCTGCCTGACCGCTACGCGCGGGGTTGGCACTGCCTTGGACCGGTCTCGAATTTCCGCGACGGACAGCCCCACTCCGTCGAGGCATTCGGCACCAAGCTGGTCGTGTTTGCGGACTCGGAAGGGGCCCTCAAGGTCCTTGACGGCTACTGCCGACACATGGGCGGCGACCTGTCGCAGGGAACCATCAAGGGCGACACCGTGGCGTGCCCGTTCCACGACTGGCGTTGGGGCGGCGACGGCAAGTGCAAGCTCGTCCCCTACGCCAAGCGCACCCCGCGGTTGGCCCGCACCCGGGCCTGGCACACCGACGTGCGCGGCGGCCTGCTGTTCGTCTGGCACGACCATGAGGGCAATGACCCGCAGCCCGAGGTCCAGATCCCCGAGATCCCGGAAGCCGCCAGCGACGACTGGACCGAGTGGCAGTGGAACTCGCTGTTGATCGAGGGCAGCAACTGCCGCGAGATCATCGACAACGTCACCGACATGGCGCACTTCTTCTACATCCACTACGGGCTGCCGACGTACTTCAAGAACGTCTTCGAGGGCCACATCGCCTCGCAGTACCTGCACAACGTGGGCCGTCAGGACATCGGCGGCATGGGCACCCAGTACGGCGAGTCGCACCTGGATTCCGAAGCCTCCTACTTCGGACCGTCGTTCATGATCAACTGGCTGCACAACAACTATGCCGGTTACAAGGCCGAGTCGATCCTGATCAACTGCCACTACCCGGTCAGCCAGGACGCCTTCATGCTGCAGTGGGGCGTCATCGTCGAAAAGCCCAAGGGCATGGACGAGAAGACCACCCAGAAGCTCGCCGACGCGATGACCGACGGCGTCAGCAAGGGCTTCATGCAGGATGTCGAGATCTGGAAGCACAAGACCCGTATCGACAACCCCTTGCTGGTCGAAGAGGACGGTGCCGTCTACCAGATGCGCCGCTGGTACCAGCAGTTCTACGTCGACGTCGCGGACATCACCCCCGACATGACCGACCGTTTCGAGATGGAAATCGACACCACCGCCGCCAACGAGAAGTGGACCGTCGAAGTTCAGGAAAATCTGCGGTCGCAGGAGAGCAAGGCGGCCGAGAAGTCGGCCCAGACGGAATCACTGCAGTCCAACTGA
- a CDS encoding winged helix-turn-helix transcriptional regulator, giving the protein MNEAGCETFVSDCRIRAAAELIRHTWDPVVLSALRIGPTRRSVLLDRIAGVSDKVLTGALSRLVLRGLVRKVKDDLRRDAAVYELTELGTSFAEGPLLELGRWAADNQADLSATC; this is encoded by the coding sequence GTGAATGAAGCGGGATGTGAGACCTTCGTCTCGGACTGCCGTATCCGCGCCGCGGCCGAACTGATCAGGCACACCTGGGACCCGGTCGTCCTCTCGGCGCTACGCATCGGGCCGACCCGGCGCAGCGTTCTGCTGGATCGCATCGCCGGGGTCAGCGACAAGGTACTGACCGGTGCCCTGAGCCGCCTGGTGCTGCGCGGTCTCGTCAGGAAGGTGAAGGACGACCTGCGACGTGATGCCGCCGTCTACGAACTCACCGAGTTGGGTACGTCATTCGCCGAAGGTCCGCTGCTCGAACTCGGCCGATGGGCGGCAGACAATCAGGCCGACCTGTCGGCGACGTGCTGA
- a CDS encoding nuclear transport factor 2 family protein, producing MAVTNPEHPAHLAGKRSRDAVAARDKQTWLDNFADDAIVQDPIGPSFFDPAGLGHQGKEAIAAFWDKAIAPTDNLEFRFVDTFQCGNEEANVGSIVTTMGGHRITTPGVFTYRVNDEGQMVALRAFWEVDRASAEKIDG from the coding sequence ATGGCCGTCACCAACCCCGAACACCCCGCCCATCTGGCGGGCAAGCGCTCCCGGGATGCGGTTGCCGCCCGGGACAAGCAAACCTGGCTGGACAATTTCGCCGACGACGCGATCGTGCAGGATCCCATCGGGCCGTCGTTCTTCGATCCCGCAGGCTTGGGCCACCAGGGTAAGGAAGCCATCGCGGCGTTCTGGGACAAGGCCATCGCCCCGACCGACAACCTGGAGTTCAGGTTCGTCGACACGTTCCAGTGCGGCAACGAGGAAGCCAACGTCGGCAGCATCGTCACCACCATGGGCGGGCACCGGATCACCACCCCCGGTGTGTTCACCTACCGCGTGAACGACGAAGGCCAGATGGTCGCACTGCGGGCCTTCTGGGAAGTGGACCGCGCGAGCGCCGAGAAGATCGACGGCTAG
- a CDS encoding Zn-ribbon domain-containing OB-fold protein, whose protein sequence is MTASQSRPASTDHREPPLSAPLKLSFDYTRSVGPLLSQFFTALRERRIVGVRGSDGRVHVPPAEYDPVTYEALTEVVPVSSVGTVVSWTWQPAPLEGQPLDRPFAWALIKLDGADTPLLHAVDAKEGELASGDRVHVHWVDEPVGAITDIAYFVPGETPEDVPAVPADERDPVTMQVAPSNIEIQHTASRPESTYLRGLRDGKLLGARTSGANGEKGKVYFPPKEADPATGQELTEFVELVDKGTVTTFAIINIPFAGQRIKPPYVAGYVLLDGADIPFLHLVTDIDASEVRMGMRVEAVWKPQEEWGLGIDNISHFRPTGEPDAEYDSYKHHL, encoded by the coding sequence GTGACAGCCAGCCAAAGCCGCCCGGCCTCGACAGATCACCGTGAGCCGCCACTTTCCGCGCCACTGAAACTGTCTTTTGACTACACCCGTTCAGTGGGCCCACTGCTCAGCCAGTTCTTCACTGCCCTGCGTGAGCGCCGGATCGTCGGCGTGCGCGGTTCTGACGGACGCGTGCACGTGCCACCTGCTGAGTATGACCCCGTCACCTACGAGGCCCTGACCGAGGTCGTGCCGGTGTCCAGCGTCGGGACCGTGGTGTCCTGGACCTGGCAGCCCGCGCCGCTCGAAGGCCAGCCGCTGGACCGTCCGTTCGCCTGGGCGTTGATCAAGCTCGACGGCGCCGACACCCCGCTGCTGCATGCCGTGGACGCCAAGGAGGGCGAGCTGGCCAGCGGTGACCGGGTCCACGTGCACTGGGTCGACGAACCGGTGGGCGCGATCACCGACATCGCCTACTTCGTTCCCGGCGAGACCCCCGAAGACGTCCCGGCGGTGCCGGCCGACGAACGCGATCCGGTCACCATGCAGGTGGCCCCGTCGAACATCGAGATCCAGCACACCGCTTCTCGGCCGGAGAGCACCTACCTGCGCGGTCTGCGCGACGGCAAGCTGCTCGGCGCGCGCACGTCCGGTGCGAACGGCGAGAAAGGCAAGGTGTACTTCCCGCCGAAGGAGGCCGACCCGGCCACCGGCCAGGAACTCACCGAGTTCGTGGAGCTGGTCGACAAGGGCACCGTCACCACGTTCGCGATCATCAACATCCCGTTCGCCGGCCAGCGCATCAAGCCGCCGTATGTCGCGGGCTACGTGCTGCTCGACGGTGCTGACATCCCGTTCCTTCATCTGGTGACCGACATCGACGCTTCCGAAGTCCGGATGGGCATGCGGGTCGAAGCCGTATGGAAGCCGCAGGAGGAATGGGGCCTCGGCATCGACAACATCTCGCATTTCCGGCCGACGGGTGAGCCCGACGCCGAATACGACAGCTACAAGCACCACCTGTAA
- a CDS encoding acetoacetate decarboxylase family protein, whose translation MTMPVQIRTAEQHMAVFSVDADAAQRMIDYSGLRAYRYRPHRALVVLMLMHYIDGDLGRYLEYGTNVMVNRPGSETSGLRGLGSAGAFIHHLPVDGEFTLQAGRQIWGYPKVLADFTVHDGSPFGFEVSIDGQLAVGMDFKPGIPVPSAFTAKPQVQFSYSHLDGVLRETEGQIGLSGARYRPGGARIRLGDHPYAEELAALGLPKRALLSSSARNVQMTFADAKEIS comes from the coding sequence ATGACGATGCCGGTGCAGATCCGAACTGCCGAACAGCATATGGCGGTGTTCTCTGTGGACGCCGATGCCGCGCAGCGCATGATCGACTACAGCGGTTTGCGCGCGTACCGGTACCGGCCGCACCGCGCGCTCGTGGTGTTGATGTTGATGCACTACATCGACGGTGACCTGGGTCGGTACTTGGAGTACGGCACCAACGTCATGGTGAACCGGCCCGGATCGGAGACGTCGGGCCTGCGCGGCCTGGGCTCGGCGGGCGCCTTCATCCATCACCTCCCGGTTGACGGCGAGTTCACGCTGCAAGCCGGCCGACAGATCTGGGGCTACCCGAAAGTCCTGGCGGACTTTACGGTTCACGACGGCAGTCCGTTCGGGTTCGAGGTCAGTATCGACGGCCAACTGGCGGTGGGGATGGACTTCAAACCCGGGATCCCGGTTCCGTCGGCGTTCACCGCTAAGCCTCAGGTGCAGTTCTCCTACTCCCACCTCGACGGCGTGCTGCGCGAAACCGAAGGCCAGATCGGCCTTTCCGGTGCGCGCTACCGCCCGGGCGGGGCCCGGATCCGGCTCGGTGACCACCCGTACGCCGAAGAACTCGCGGCCCTGGGTCTGCCCAAACGGGCGTTGTTGTCCAGTTCGGCCCGCAATGTACAGATGACGTTCGCTGACGCCAAGGAGATTTCGTGA
- a CDS encoding LLM class F420-dependent oxidoreductase — MKLGLQLGYWGAQPPTNHAELVEAAEAEGFDTVFTAEAWGSDAYTPLAWWGRETTRMRLGTSVIQMSARTPTACAMAALTLDHLSGGRHILGLGVSGPQVVEGWYGAKFPKPLARTREYVDILRQVWARESPVRSDGPHYPLPLTGEGTTGLGKNLKPITHPLRADIPVMLGAEGPKNIAMAAEIADGWLPIFYSPRIAGMYNEWLDEGFDRPGARQTRETFEICATAQVVVTDDRPAIMELMKPHLALYMGGMGSEDTNFHAEVYRRMGYAEVVDDVTRLFRSDRKDEAAKIIPDELVDDSAIVGNRDYVKEQIKAWEASGVTMMVVAPRSVGEIKDLVALAQA; from the coding sequence ATGAAGCTGGGTCTGCAACTCGGATACTGGGGCGCGCAGCCGCCGACCAACCATGCCGAACTCGTCGAGGCCGCGGAGGCGGAAGGCTTCGACACCGTGTTCACCGCGGAGGCGTGGGGGTCGGACGCCTACACGCCGCTGGCCTGGTGGGGCCGCGAAACCACCCGTATGCGGCTGGGCACCTCGGTCATCCAGATGTCGGCCCGTACCCCGACCGCGTGCGCGATGGCCGCGCTGACACTGGATCACCTGTCCGGTGGCCGCCACATCCTCGGCCTGGGCGTGTCCGGGCCGCAGGTGGTGGAGGGGTGGTACGGCGCGAAGTTCCCGAAGCCGCTGGCCCGCACCCGCGAGTACGTCGACATCCTGCGGCAGGTCTGGGCGCGGGAGTCCCCGGTGCGCAGCGACGGCCCGCACTACCCCCTGCCGCTGACGGGGGAGGGCACCACCGGCCTGGGCAAGAACCTCAAGCCGATCACCCACCCGTTGCGCGCCGACATCCCGGTGATGCTGGGCGCCGAGGGGCCCAAGAACATTGCGATGGCCGCCGAGATCGCCGACGGCTGGCTGCCGATCTTCTACTCGCCGCGCATCGCCGGCATGTACAACGAGTGGCTCGATGAGGGATTCGACCGGCCCGGCGCCCGGCAGACCCGCGAGACTTTCGAGATTTGTGCGACGGCGCAGGTCGTGGTCACCGACGACCGACCGGCGATCATGGAGCTGATGAAGCCGCATCTGGCGCTGTACATGGGTGGAATGGGCTCTGAGGACACCAACTTCCACGCCGAGGTCTACCGCCGGATGGGGTACGCGGAGGTCGTCGACGACGTCACTCGCCTTTTCCGCAGCGACCGCAAGGACGAAGCGGCCAAGATTATTCCCGACGAATTGGTCGACGACTCCGCGATCGTCGGTAACCGCGACTACGTCAAGGAGCAGATCAAGGCCTGGGAGGCCTCCGGCGTCACGATGATGGTGGTGGCTCCCCGCTCGGTCGGGGAGATCAAGGACCTCGTGGCTCTGGCTCAGGCCTGA
- a CDS encoding gamma carbonic anhydrase family protein: MPLYSFEGRVPVVDPGAFVAPTATLIGNVTVQAGASVWFNTVLRGDFAPIVIRSGANVQDGSVLHAPPGIPVDIGPGATVAHMCVVHGAHVGEEALIANHCTVLDGAVIGRRSLIAAHSLVVGGTKIPDEVLVTGAPAKIRGPIAGTGAHMWVQSNPAAYQELAQRYLAGLAEL; the protein is encoded by the coding sequence ATGCCGCTGTATTCGTTCGAGGGCCGCGTGCCCGTGGTCGACCCAGGTGCGTTCGTGGCCCCGACGGCGACGTTGATCGGCAACGTGACCGTCCAGGCGGGGGCCTCGGTGTGGTTCAACACCGTGCTGCGAGGCGACTTCGCCCCGATCGTCATTCGTTCGGGCGCCAACGTCCAGGACGGGTCGGTGCTGCACGCGCCACCGGGAATCCCCGTCGATATCGGGCCCGGCGCGACCGTCGCCCACATGTGCGTGGTGCACGGCGCGCACGTGGGCGAGGAGGCGCTGATCGCCAACCACTGCACTGTCCTCGACGGGGCGGTGATCGGCCGGCGGAGCCTGATCGCGGCACATTCCCTGGTCGTCGGTGGCACCAAGATTCCCGATGAGGTGTTGGTCACCGGTGCGCCCGCGAAGATCCGAGGACCCATCGCGGGCACCGGCGCACACATGTGGGTGCAGAGCAACCCGGCGGCCTACCAGGAATTGGCCCAGCGCTACCTGGCCGGGCTTGCCGAGCTCTAG
- a CDS encoding class I SAM-dependent methyltransferase, whose protein sequence is MTQNPSSAPRTTVDLSGVSETALLTLQMRAYEARRRDGIIDDPMAVRLFDSIDFDFAKFGSGRRQDVALRSLRFDKSTSAYLGDHPKATVVALAEGLQTSFHRLDAAGVGHDFRWLTVDLPPVIEARHKLLPASDRVAVSACSALDFSWMDEVDPADGVFITAEGLLMYLQPEEAMGLIRACAQRFAGGQMLFDLPPAWLAGWARKGLRTSRDYRMPPMPFSMTPSQAADLVNSVPGVKAVHNLPMSEGRGRILNGLMRTAQRLPLLSSALPVTTRLDFG, encoded by the coding sequence GTGACCCAGAACCCGTCATCAGCCCCACGCACCACAGTTGACCTGTCTGGCGTGTCGGAGACCGCGCTGCTGACGCTGCAGATGCGTGCGTATGAGGCACGCCGTCGGGACGGCATCATCGACGATCCCATGGCGGTGCGACTGTTCGACTCGATCGATTTCGATTTCGCCAAGTTCGGATCCGGCCGGCGCCAGGATGTGGCGCTGCGCTCGCTGCGCTTCGACAAGTCCACCAGCGCCTATCTGGGCGACCACCCGAAGGCCACCGTGGTGGCACTGGCGGAGGGTTTACAGACCAGCTTCCATCGGCTCGACGCTGCCGGCGTCGGCCATGACTTCCGCTGGCTGACAGTCGACCTGCCGCCGGTGATCGAGGCACGCCACAAGCTGCTGCCGGCCTCGGACCGGGTGGCGGTGTCCGCCTGCTCGGCGCTGGACTTCAGCTGGATGGACGAGGTAGACCCGGCCGACGGCGTATTCATCACCGCCGAGGGACTGCTGATGTACCTGCAGCCCGAAGAAGCCATGGGGCTGATTCGCGCGTGCGCACAACGTTTCGCCGGCGGGCAGATGCTGTTCGACCTGCCGCCGGCCTGGCTCGCCGGCTGGGCGCGCAAGGGCCTGCGGACCTCACGGGACTATCGGATGCCGCCGATGCCCTTCAGCATGACCCCGTCGCAGGCAGCCGATCTCGTCAACTCCGTGCCGGGCGTCAAGGCGGTGCACAACCTGCCGATGTCCGAGGGCCGGGGGCGCATCCTCAACGGGTTGATGCGGACGGCGCAGCGGCTTCCGTTGCTGAGTTCGGCCCTACCGGTGACGACCCGGCTGGACTTCGGCTAG